The nucleotide window GGCACCCCATCCACCTTCTTGTCGATCAATATAGCCGGGAGTTGTCAGAAATGGGATACCATCCTTCCCGGACGTTCCCATGCAGTTATAACTTTTATCGGAGCGGGGAACCGATCGAAATGAGAGCGCGCCTGATATACAGAAACAACCCGAAACGGTTTGCCCAGATCCAAAATCCATTTGCCATGTCCAATCGTACATTCCTTGGGCCGCAATCCGCTTCCGTCCCCTACTGGACGCGGGCGCGTAGCTCCCTGTCGGAGAAGAAGCCATCGTCGCGTCACTCCGCCGGGCCGATGCCTTGCCGCCGGTACAGACATGGTAGTGGTAAATCTATTCAGCGACTAGGACCGTCACACCGGCGGAGAAGTCGTCGGTAATGAAATCAGCGGTTACGATGTTGATCGGCGGAGAGTAGTAGTTTAAATTTATCAATCATTCCGCAGATTTAAATCGATTTATTTATAATATATCGAAAAAACCGGATTGGAGGAAGAAATATTGTCAAAAAATCATCCGAAAATATTGGTTAACACTGTGCCGAAGAGTGGAACCCACTTGATGCTACAATTAGTTGCGGGAATTCCTGAGATCCGATTTGCGACATCATGTCAAGCGTGGATAAATCCTCAAAATATACATGAACTGCACAAAATGTTGCCGGGTGAATTGGTTTGTGGTCATATTAAGTATAGTAAGAATAATCATCGGCTTCTTCAAGAATGTGAAGTCAAGCAGATTTTCGTATACAGGGATTTCAGGGACATCGTCGTTTCCTATGCCCATTTCATCATCAATGATAAACACGAGCATCCATTATATTCATTTTATGATCGATATCTGAACCGTCGGTTTGAGGACTTGGTGTCGCATTTGATTGCTGGTGTGCAACATCCTAAATGTAATTATCCCGGCGTTTACGAGGAGTTTCGACACCATTTCCCTTGGCGGGAGATCCCTGGTATCCTCGTCCTCCGTTATGAAGATCTGGTTAGAGATCAAAAATCCCGTTTCAATACCTGTAGAATAGTACTTGATTATTTGTATGGTAATTCGATGAATGAAAAAATGAAGGAGATCGTTATTCATATGATGATGAGCAATGCAATTCCTGACAAGTCCAAGACATACCGAAGAGGGAGGATCGGTGACTGGAAGACAGAACTTAATGACATGCAAAAGGAAACATTGAAAAAACAAGTGGGACCCTTGTTGATAAAATGGGGTTATGAGAAAGATGAGAACTGGTAGTTCCGTTTATCTGAAGGTTCCGGGAGAAGAAAAAACCCGGTTTTTTTTCTCCCGATATCTCTCATTTTTGAACTGGTATCCCTGATCCGATACAATAAAATCGCTGTTGACCTCCAGAGAGGGGTCAGAGAAAAGAAAAAAGCGAGCCGGATCCCAGTCACCGACTCTAATCAGATATCTGAATCCTATGCACCCGAACACGGCTCGACCAAGATTGGCACCGATCAGGATAGAACGCCGACAGTTGCGGTCAATATATACATCCACATCGCTGCAAAATAACGTGATCAGCAGGTGTGGAAGGTATTGCACAGCGGTCAATAATGCCTATTTTACCAGGGGCTTCAACGCGACAACCTGCGGTGTGTGGCAAGTGAAACATATGAAGTTGTATCAGTTAGATACCGTTACAAAATAAATATTTTGTAACGGTTAGATTAGATGATGATACACCTTTTCCCTT belongs to Polycladomyces subterraneus and includes:
- a CDS encoding sulfotransferase domain-containing protein; the protein is MSKNHPKILVNTVPKSGTHLMLQLVAGIPEIRFATSCQAWINPQNIHELHKMLPGELVCGHIKYSKNNHRLLQECEVKQIFVYRDFRDIVVSYAHFIINDKHEHPLYSFYDRYLNRRFEDLVSHLIAGVQHPKCNYPGVYEEFRHHFPWREIPGILVLRYEDLVRDQKSRFNTCRIVLDYLYGNSMNEKMKEIVIHMMMSNAIPDKSKTYRRGRIGDWKTELNDMQKETLKKQVGPLLIKWGYEKDENW